The Papaver somniferum cultivar HN1 chromosome 3, ASM357369v1, whole genome shotgun sequence genome includes a region encoding these proteins:
- the LOC113357186 gene encoding synaptotagmin-2-like isoform X1 → MGILSSILGFFGFGFGMAFGLVIGYYLFIYFQPSDVKDPLIRPLLEQDTETLQRMLPEIPLWVKNPDYDRVDWLNKFIELMWPYLDKAICKTAKTIAKPIIAEQIPKYKIDSVEFETLTLGSLPPTFQGMKVYLTDEKELIMEPCLKWAGNPNVIVAIKAFGLKATVQVLDLQVFASPRITLKPLVPSFPCFAKILVSLMEKPHVDFGIKLLGADVMSIPGLYRFAQELIKDQVANMYLWPKTLEVPIMDPAKAAKRPVGILNVKVVRATKLKKKDLMGGADPYVKLKLTEDKLPSKKTTVKRKNLNPEWNEEFNVVVKDPQSQALELNVFDWEQVGKHDKMGMNVIPLKDLTPEETKVLTLDLLKNMDPNDAQNEKSRGQIVVEVIYKPFKEEDMPKDIEESNGVEKAPDGTPSGGGLLVIIVHEAQDVEGKHHTNPYVRITFRGEERKTKHVKKNRDPRWDEEFQFTLEEPPTNDRLHVEVASTSSRMGLLHPKESLGYVEINLADVVSNKRINEKYHLIDSKNGRIQIELQWRTST, encoded by the exons ATGGGTATTCTGAGTAGTATATTGGGTTTCTTTGGTTTTGGTTTCGGAATGGCTTTTGGACTGGTGATCGGATACTATCTTTTCATCTACTTTCAACCTTCTGATGTCAAG GATCCTCTCATTCGTCCGCTGCTTGAGCAAGACACAGAGACTCTGCAGAGAATGCTTCCGGAGATACCCCTATGGGTGAAAAATCCAGACTACGACCGT GTTGACTGGCTCAACAAATTTATTGAACTAATGTGGCCTTATCTGGACAAG gCAATTTGCAAGACTGCAAAGACCATAGCGAAGCCTATTATTGCCGAGCAGATTCCAAAATACAAAATCGACTCGGTTGAATTTGAAACACTTACCTTGGGAAGCTTACCACCAACATTTCAAG GTATGAAAGTTTATCTCACCGATGAAAAGGAGTTGATTATGGAACCTTGCTTAAAATGGGCCGGGAACCCAAATGTCATTGTTGCCATTAAAGCATTTGGACTGAAAGCCACTGTGCAG GTGTTGGATTTACAAGTTTTTGCTTCACCCCGTATTACATTGAAGCCGTTGGTCCCTAGTTTTCCGTGTTTTGCCAAAATCCTTGTGTCCCTTATGGAGAAG CCACATGTTGACTTTGGAATAAAGCTTCTTGGGGCAGATGTGATGTCGATTCCTGGCTTGTACAGATTCGCACAG GAGCTTATCAAAGATCAGGTTGCCAACATGTATCTATGGCCCAAAACCCTTGAAGTACCTATTATGGATCCTGCAAA AGCTGCAAAAAGGCCTGTTGGGATTCTAAATGTTAAGGTTGTAAGGGCtacaaaacttaaaaagaaagatCTCATGGGAGGAGCAGACCCTTATGTGAAACTAAAGCTCACTGAGGATAAGCTTCCATCAAAGAAGACGACTGTCAAACGCAAGAATCTGAATCCTGAATGGAATgaagaattcaacgttgttgtcAAAGACCCACAATCTCAAGCTTTAGAGCTGAATGTTTTTGATTGGGAACAG GTTGGGAAACATGACAAGATGGGAATGAATGTCATTCCTCTTAAGGATCTTACTCCTGAAGAAACAAAAGTTCTGACTCTTGATCTGCTGAAAAACATGGATCCCAATGATGCTCAAAATGAAAAGTCACGCGGACAGATCGTCGTGGAAGTTATATATAAGCCTTTCAAGGAGGAGGATATGCCAAAAGATATAGAAGAGTCAAACGGCGTGGAAAAGGCTCCTGACGGAACACCTTCTGGTGGAGGTTTGCTTGTAATTATAGTTCATGAGGCTCAAGATGTCGAAGGGAAACATCACACAAACCCCTACGTACGGATCACTTTCAGAGGAGAGGAGAGGAAAACTAAG CATGTCAAGAAAAACAGGGATCCTAGATGGGATGAGGAGTTTCAGTTTACGCTGGAGGAGCCACCCACTAATGACCGATTACACGTAGAAGTTGCCAGTACCTCATCAAGGATGGGTTTGCTTCATCCTAAG GAAAGCTTGGGGTATGTGGAGATTAACCTCGCAGATGTTGTCAGCAACAaaagaataaatgagaagtacCATCTCATAGATTCAAAAAATGGACGCATTCAAATTGAGCTGCAATGGAGAACTTCTACATGA
- the LOC113357186 gene encoding synaptotagmin-2-like isoform X2 has protein sequence MSIPGLYRFAQELIKDQVANMYLWPKTLEVPIMDPAKAAKRPVGILNVKVVRATKLKKKDLMGGADPYVKLKLTEDKLPSKKTTVKRKNLNPEWNEEFNVVVKDPQSQALELNVFDWEQVGKHDKMGMNVIPLKDLTPEETKVLTLDLLKNMDPNDAQNEKSRGQIVVEVIYKPFKEEDMPKDIEESNGVEKAPDGTPSGGGLLVIIVHEAQDVEGKHHTNPYVRITFRGEERKTKHVKKNRDPRWDEEFQFTLEEPPTNDRLHVEVASTSSRMGLLHPKESLGYVEINLADVVSNKRINEKYHLIDSKNGRIQIELQWRTST, from the exons ATGTCGATTCCTGGCTTGTACAGATTCGCACAG GAGCTTATCAAAGATCAGGTTGCCAACATGTATCTATGGCCCAAAACCCTTGAAGTACCTATTATGGATCCTGCAAA AGCTGCAAAAAGGCCTGTTGGGATTCTAAATGTTAAGGTTGTAAGGGCtacaaaacttaaaaagaaagatCTCATGGGAGGAGCAGACCCTTATGTGAAACTAAAGCTCACTGAGGATAAGCTTCCATCAAAGAAGACGACTGTCAAACGCAAGAATCTGAATCCTGAATGGAATgaagaattcaacgttgttgtcAAAGACCCACAATCTCAAGCTTTAGAGCTGAATGTTTTTGATTGGGAACAG GTTGGGAAACATGACAAGATGGGAATGAATGTCATTCCTCTTAAGGATCTTACTCCTGAAGAAACAAAAGTTCTGACTCTTGATCTGCTGAAAAACATGGATCCCAATGATGCTCAAAATGAAAAGTCACGCGGACAGATCGTCGTGGAAGTTATATATAAGCCTTTCAAGGAGGAGGATATGCCAAAAGATATAGAAGAGTCAAACGGCGTGGAAAAGGCTCCTGACGGAACACCTTCTGGTGGAGGTTTGCTTGTAATTATAGTTCATGAGGCTCAAGATGTCGAAGGGAAACATCACACAAACCCCTACGTACGGATCACTTTCAGAGGAGAGGAGAGGAAAACTAAG CATGTCAAGAAAAACAGGGATCCTAGATGGGATGAGGAGTTTCAGTTTACGCTGGAGGAGCCACCCACTAATGACCGATTACACGTAGAAGTTGCCAGTACCTCATCAAGGATGGGTTTGCTTCATCCTAAG GAAAGCTTGGGGTATGTGGAGATTAACCTCGCAGATGTTGTCAGCAACAaaagaataaatgagaagtacCATCTCATAGATTCAAAAAATGGACGCATTCAAATTGAGCTGCAATGGAGAACTTCTACATGA
- the LOC113357187 gene encoding prostaglandin E synthase 2-like, with amino-acid sequence MRRGIQQFQKGLATCGYLTSGRGSTRAVGVSLVVSFHTTTTTTNTTNKTSSLSGGGAGNFGVQAPGSSKYSPPINHKCIVGAVSFSAAAAAVSSSSAVYAKEPVKPEFLPKDVVLYQYEACPFCNKIKAFLDYYDVPYKVVEVNPISKKEIKWSEYKKVPILVVDGQQMVDSSEIIDTFSNKILHPEKSISKEDDTEENQWRRWVDNHLVHVLSPNIYRSGSEALESFDYISSHGNFGFMERKVAKYAGAAAMYFVSKKLKKEHNIIDERAALYEAANTWVEALKGRDFLGGATPNLGDLAVYGVLRPIRYLTSGKDMVEHTQIGEWYTRMEKAVGESSRKKAEA; translated from the exons ATGAGAAGGGGGATTCAACAGTTCCAGAAGGGTCTGGCTACATGCGGGTACCTCACATCGGGAAGAGGATCCACAAGAGCAGTAGGAGTTTCGCTAGTTGTCTCGTttcacaccaccaccaccaccacaaacaccacCAACAAAACCAGTTCATTatctggtggtggtgctggtaatTTTGGTGTTCAGGCACCAGGTAGTAGCAAGTACTCGCCTCCTATAAATCACAAATGTATTGTTGGGGCTGTTTCTTTCTccgctgctgcagctgctgtttcttcatcatcagctgtTTATGCTAAAGAACCTGTCAAACCTGAATTCCTTCCGAAAGATGTCGTTCTTTATCAGTATGAAGCTTGCCCTTTCTGCAACAAGATTAAAG CTTTCTTAGACTACTATGATGTCCCATACAAAGTGGTAGAGGTGAATCCAATCAGTAAGAAAGAGATCAAATGGTCTGAGTATAAGAAAGTCCCTATCCTAGTTGTTGACGGCCAACAAATGGTGGACTCGTCAG AAATAATTGATACCTTTAGCAATAAGATTCTCCATCCTGAGAAATCTATTTCTAAGGAAGACGACACTGAAGAGAACCAATGGCGTAG GTGGGTCGATAATCACTTGGTGCATGTCTTATCACCAAACATTTACCGAAGTGGATCGGAAGCACTTGAGTCTTTTGACTACATCTCAAGCCATG GTAACTTTGGCTTCATGGAAAGAAAAGTTGCGAAGTATGCTGGAGCAGCAGCCATGTATTTTGTGTCAAAGAAACTGAAAAAGGAACATAACATCATTGACGAGCGTGCAGCGCTATATGAAGCTGCAAACACATGGGTGGAGGCTCTGAAAGGGCGTGACTTTCTAG GGGGTGCTACACCAAACCTAGGAGACCTTGCTGTGTATGGGGTTCTGAGACCCATCAGATACCTGACATCGGGGAAAGATATGGTGGAGCACACACAGATTGGTGAGTGGTACACAAGGATGGAAAAAGCTGTTGGAGAGTCTTCAAGGAAGAAGGCAGAGGCTTAA